In Daphnia pulicaria isolate SC F1-1A chromosome 5, SC_F0-13Bv2, whole genome shotgun sequence, a single genomic region encodes these proteins:
- the LOC124341285 gene encoding uncharacterized protein LOC124341285 isoform X2, with protein MTTATDESTVELIDVSDDDDCCSLVSQPSSDIIFIEEVEFHYDQKNNERSSKRKKRTKTIDVYFTSASGESNKLVTPLSLDTAPIIGGVVTSEKNGDLESNKISDISGPSLLPPEGIAVPIKEIAAIVNKTSDTHDVENVNDGSLQKENNEEAMKETVTANVLGNSQSTDNIKKQKYVSLPKNDFECNVCLKYSTKNSLVRHRLKHSDPETWKKCPFCDYKTPDSYVLKVHLRKHDKRRRTKAF; from the exons ATGACTACTGCAACAGACGAGTCAACTGTAGAACTTATTGATgtttctgatgatgatgattgttGTTCTTTGGTTTCACAGCCATCATCAGATATTATATTCATTGAGGAAGTTGAATTTCATTATgatcaaaaaaataatgaaagatcATCCAAGcgtaaaaaaaggacaaaaactATTGATGTCTACTTTACTTCTGCAAGTGGAGAAAGCAACAAATTGGTTACTCCTCTGTCATTGGATACTGCGCCGATAATTGGCGGTGTAGTtacatccgaaaaaaatggcgatcttgaatcaaacaaaatttcagacaTCTCTGGACCTAGTTTATTGCCTCCAGAAGGGATTGCTGTCCCAATAAAA GAAATTGCTGCTATTGTGAATAAGACGTCGGACACGCATGACGTAGAAAATGTAAATGATGGATCTCTTCAAAAGGAGAATAACGAAGAGGCAATGAAGGAGACTGTCACTGCAAACGTACTCGGAAATTCTCAGTCAACCGACAACATCAAAAAGCAGAAATACGTTTCCCTGCCAAAGAATGATTTTGAATGTAATGTTTGCCTGAAG TATTCAACAAAGAATAGTCTCGTTCGTCATCGCTTAAAGCACTCTGACCCTGAAACATGGAAAAAATGCCCATTTTGCGATTAT aaaacaCCGGACTCTTATGTGCTGAAAGTGCACTTAAGGAAACACGATAAACGTAGACGTACCAAGGCGTTTTAG
- the LOC124341285 gene encoding uncharacterized protein LOC124341285 isoform X1, with the protein MTTATDESTVELIDVSDDDDCCSLVSQPSSDIIFIEEVEFHYDQKNNERSSKRKKRTKTIDVYFTSASGESNKLVTPLSLDTAPIIGGVVTSEKNGDLESNKISDISGPSLLPPEGIAVPIKEIAAIVNKTSDTHDVENVNDGSLQKENNEEAMKETVTANVLGNSQSTDNIKKQKYVSLPKNDFECNVCLKKYSTKNSLVRHRLKHSDPETWKKCPFCDYKTPDSYVLKVHLRKHDKRRRTKAF; encoded by the exons ATGACTACTGCAACAGACGAGTCAACTGTAGAACTTATTGATgtttctgatgatgatgattgttGTTCTTTGGTTTCACAGCCATCATCAGATATTATATTCATTGAGGAAGTTGAATTTCATTATgatcaaaaaaataatgaaagatcATCCAAGcgtaaaaaaaggacaaaaactATTGATGTCTACTTTACTTCTGCAAGTGGAGAAAGCAACAAATTGGTTACTCCTCTGTCATTGGATACTGCGCCGATAATTGGCGGTGTAGTtacatccgaaaaaaatggcgatcttgaatcaaacaaaatttcagacaTCTCTGGACCTAGTTTATTGCCTCCAGAAGGGATTGCTGTCCCAATAAAA GAAATTGCTGCTATTGTGAATAAGACGTCGGACACGCATGACGTAGAAAATGTAAATGATGGATCTCTTCAAAAGGAGAATAACGAAGAGGCAATGAAGGAGACTGTCACTGCAAACGTACTCGGAAATTCTCAGTCAACCGACAACATCAAAAAGCAGAAATACGTTTCCCTGCCAAAGAATGATTTTGAATGTAATGTTTGCCTGAAG AAGTATTCAACAAAGAATAGTCTCGTTCGTCATCGCTTAAAGCACTCTGACCCTGAAACATGGAAAAAATGCCCATTTTGCGATTAT aaaacaCCGGACTCTTATGTGCTGAAAGTGCACTTAAGGAAACACGATAAACGTAGACGTACCAAGGCGTTTTAG
- the LOC124341089 gene encoding alpha-(1,3)-fucosyltransferase C-like, with amino-acid sequence MLWQQLTQVRCRWLDRLPLIFSTILVFVIYNISKPASNHVIILKTETKEFSTSDQTSAFKETFSYSQKSAFSHNELFRFNPFQNSPKSNLNDVMMAYTYNSFGLDELKERPMKTILFWNEAYGSKDYGIGFGQQGFQKLNCPITDCFTTDNRSMLKTAAEFDAIVFHLRTFNIEDLPPTRGQNQRWIFWSLESPQYNMQDIYPLDGLFNWTMTYRRDSDVIQPYGWIQPIGSIGLQPEVEEINREMELAIKRKSKNKKTKMVAWFVSNCQSKSQREQYANALAKYVQVDVYGDCGSMACDRDNAANCYEMLEQDYKFYLSFENSFCDDYVTEKFFSVLRLDVVPIVFGGGNYSAISPPFSYINAQDFETAVQLADYLKMLDSNDDLYNQYFWWKPHYRVRNHIQDLKLSMCGLCSRLHYDRALKIYDDMEKWWVQDSHCHTPRSDNVFHIPFWKN; translated from the exons ATGTTGTGGCAACAACTAACACAAGTACGTTGTCGCTGGCTCGATCGCTTACCATTGATTTTCTCAACAATTTTGGTGTTTGTTATATATAATATTAGTAAACCAGCTTCTAATCATGTAATCATATTAAAGACAGAAACCAAAGAGTTTTCGACAAGTGATCAGACAAGTGCCTTCAAAGAAACATTCAGTTATTCCCAAAAAAGTGCGTTTTCTCATAATGAGTTATTTCGCTTCAATCCTTTTCAGAATTCACCTAAATCAAACTTGAACGACGTTATGATGGCCTACACTTACAACAGTTTTGGCCTTGACGAGCTGAAGGAGCGGCCAATGAAAACAATATTGTTTTGGAACGAGGCTTATGGCTCTAAAGACTATG GTATAGGTTTCGGTCAACAAggctttcaaaaattaaattgtccCATCACTGATTGCTTTACGACTGACAACAGATCTATGTTGAAAACGGCGGCCGAATTTGACGCCATAGTATTCCATTTGCGTACTTTTAACATCGAAGACTTGCCGCCTACCAGAGGCCAAAATCAGCGCTGGATATTTTGGTCGTTGGAGTCGCCACAGTACAACATGCAAGATATTTATCCTTTGGATGGCCTATTCAATTGGACGATGACATACCGGAGAGACTCTGATGTAATTCAGCCATATGGGTGGATTCAACCGATTGGCTCAATTGGCCTTCAGCCGGAAGTGGAGGAAATCAATCGAGAAATGGAATTAGCTATCAAGAGGAAATCCAAGAATAAAAAGACCAAAATGGTTGCATGGTTCGTTTCAAACTGCCAATCTAAAAGTCAGCGTGAACAGTACGCAAATGCCCTGGCAAAATACGTGCAAGTGGACGTGTACGGAGACTGTGGGTCTATGGCCTGTGATCGAGACAATGCAGCCAATTGTTATGAGATGCTTGAGCAAGACTACAAATTCTACCTGTCTTTTGAGAATTCATTTTGCGACGACTACGTAACAGAGAAGTTCTTTTCTGTGCTTCGTCTAGACGTTGTGCCGATTGTTTTCGGTGGCGGGAATTACTCTGCAATTTCTCCTCCGTTTTCATACATCAATGCCCAAGATTTCGAGACAGCAGTACAACTCGCCGATTATCTTAAAATGCTCGACTCCAACGACG ACCTCTACAATCAATATTTTTGGTGGAAGCCTCACTACCGAGTACGAAATCATATTCAAGATTTGAAGTTATCAATGTGCGGATTGTGTTCGCGATTGCATTACGATAGAGCTCTGAAGATCTACGATGATATGGAGAAATGGTGGGTTCAAGACTCCCATTGTCACACCCCAAGAAGTGATAATGTTTTTCATATTCCGTTTTGGAAAAATTAG
- the LOC124341430 gene encoding uncharacterized protein LOC124341430 produces MIMKVKLLFVLLIQLVTVTLGAVLKLDPILGTNLGGQKRNVVGNDSNESAESNESFGDNEMLKTSATFHRRYHYPSYYHQPYNNRHPQRAQYYYNRPAPVYQYQYTGGYDSDSD; encoded by the exons ATG atTATGAAAGTGAAACTACTCTTTGTTTTACTAATTCAACTGGTGACTGTCACGTTGGGAGCTGTTCTCAAATTGGATCCCATCCTCGGCACTAATTTGGGAGGACAGAAACGAAATGTTGTTGGAAATGATTCTAACGAGTCCGCAGAATCAAACGAATCATTTGGAGACAACGAGATGCTGAAGACTTCGGCTACTTTCCATCGTCGTTATCATTACCCCAGCTATTACCACCAGCCATATAACAACAGGCACCCTCAGAGAGCTCAGTATTACTACAATCGGCCAGCCCCAGTGTATCAATACCAGTATACTGGCGGATATGACAG tgaTAGTGActga
- the LOC124341150 gene encoding TBC1 domain family member 13-like encodes MAAYREKINELQELLKEDNIDFKLFRKQCFRGVPDDSGLRPLCWKLLLNYLPPNRKQWKEVLRSKRELYKQFIDEMVVAPKDGRTDCPRIDVTMDDHPLSINPDSKWQTFFKDNEVLLQIDKDVRRLCPDISFFQQATDFPCQEIVGGPDSDSIRLHNRVQYTALSAGNVERRGIGMNKVSYTVRKAQEDYAVLSSGQEAHWEVVERILFIYAKLNPGQSYVQGMNEIIGPIYYLFATDADSDWREYAEADTFFCFTGLMSEIRDFFIKTLDESEMGINGLMNRLMRKLKECDPQVWNRLKNQELEPPFYSFRWLTLLLSQEFELPDILRIWDSLFADENRFEFLIYVCTAMIVLLRENLLSGDFPCNLKLLQNFPSMDVHIVLDCAVQLALSCSLSS; translated from the exons ATGGCAGCTTATCGtgaaaa AATAAATGAGCTTCAGGAGCTATTGAAAGAAGACAACATAGATTTCAAGTTGTTTAGAAAGCAATGTTTTCGAG GTGTCCCAGATGACAGTGGTTTACGACCACTATGTTGGAAACTCTTACTTAATTACCTTCCACCTAACCGTAAACAGTGGAAAGAAGTCTTACGAAGCAAGAGAGAACTCTACAAACAATTTATAG ATGAAATGGTAGTTGCACCTAAAGATGGAAGGACAGATTGTCCCAGAATTGATGTTACTATGGATGATCACCCACTCAGCATTAACCCTGATAGTAAATGGCAGACCTTCTTTAAGGACAATGAAGTTCTTCTACAGATCGACAAAGATGTCAG GAGGCTTTGCCCTGATATTTCATTCTTTCAACAAGCAACCGATTTCCCATGCCAGGAAATTGTAGGAGGACCAGATTCAGATTCCATTCGGCTTCATAATCGAGTACAATATACAGCTCTTAGTGCGGGCAACGTCGAGCGCAGAGGAATCGGAATGAATAAG GTGTCTTATACAGTCAGAAAAGCCCAAGAAGATTACGCGGTTTTGTCTTCTGGCCAAGAGGCTCATTGGGAAGTTGTCGAGCGAATTTTGTTCATCTACGCAAAACTGAATCCGGGCCAAAGTTACGTTCAAGGAATGAATGAAATCATCGGCCCGATTTATTATCTCTTTGCTACTGACGCCGATAGTGACTGGAggg aaTATGCTGAAGCCgacacatttttctgtttcacCGGTTTGATGTCTGAGATTAGAGATTTCTTCATTAAAACTCTTGACGAGAGTGAAATGGGCATAAACGGCCTGATGAACCGCCTGATGCGGAAGCTGAAAGAGTGCGATCCCCAGGTCTGGAATCGGCTGAAAAACCAAGAATTAGAACCtccattttattcttttcg GTGGCTGACTCTTTTATTGTCTCAAGAATTCGAATTGCCCGATATTTTGCGGATATGGGATTCCCTTTTTGCTGATGAGAACCGATTCGAATTTCTCATCTACGTTTGCACTGCTATGATTGT GCTTTTGAGAGAGAATCTTTTATCGGGAGATTTCCCTTGCAACTTGAAACTTCTACAG AATTTCCCGTCCATGGATGTCCACATCGTGTTGGACTGCGCCGTACAGCTGGCGCTAAGCTGTTCCCTCTCGTCATGA